Proteins from a genomic interval of uncultured Desulfuromusa sp.:
- a CDS encoding GntR family transcriptional regulator — translation MKIIKKTYKDQVVDYVYRLLSEGGLNPGDQLKETLLAEQMGISRAPIREAMKELIMNGLIEYRPQVGNFVPVLSAKQIIDSYTTRGVLEGYAVMESCQKIPPQEIDRLDHFLDQMEDYARQGIHKMVVETGGEFHDLLMSQCDNVQLVEYTDRLSLKLHVLFYKNWSKLYSPVEIGQRHRKILNSVKLQDLALIETVIRQHYAETGTKIAALQ, via the coding sequence ATGAAAATTATAAAAAAAACATATAAAGATCAGGTTGTTGACTATGTTTATCGACTGTTGTCTGAGGGGGGGCTGAACCCGGGTGATCAGCTAAAGGAAACTCTTCTAGCCGAACAGATGGGGATTAGCAGGGCACCCATTCGTGAGGCGATGAAAGAGTTGATCATGAATGGTCTGATTGAATACCGACCTCAGGTGGGGAACTTTGTTCCTGTTCTCTCAGCCAAGCAGATCATTGATAGTTATACGACGCGAGGCGTTCTGGAGGGGTATGCGGTGATGGAGTCATGTCAGAAAATTCCTCCTCAAGAGATTGATCGTCTAGACCATTTTCTCGATCAGATGGAGGATTATGCCCGACAGGGTATTCATAAAATGGTTGTCGAGACCGGAGGTGAATTTCACGATCTATTAATGAGTCAGTGCGATAATGTTCAGTTAGTTGAATATACAGATCGGCTCAGTCTTAAGTTACATGTTTTATTTTATAAAAACTGGAGCAAACTTTACAGTCCTGTTGAAATTGGTCAGCGTCACAGGAAAATTCTGAACAGTGTCAAGTTGCAGGATTTGGCCCTAATAGAGACGGTTATTCGGCAACACTATGCTGAAACCGGGACCAAGATCGCTGCTCTTCAATAA
- a CDS encoding pyridoxal phosphate-dependent aminotransferase gives MVNGQHEVNLNLNVRGLPVSATLGINEKSNQLLADGKKIYKLGLGQSPFPVPESIVRELQNNAHQKDYLPVRGLQALRDAVAKYYRRTQDLAFLGENILIGPGSKELMFILQLVYYGDLVIPTPSWVSYAPQAHIVGRHVHWLRTSAANKWLLTPEELEKHCQGDPSKPRIVILNYPNNPTGCSYSEQQLQDLAVVARKYHIIMLSDEIYGELNFSGAHRSIACHYPEGTIIASGLSKWAGAGGWRLGTFAFPAELKWLLDAMAVVASETFTATSAPIQYAAVKAFQGGSCLEGYLLQSRRILKSLSDRIWKQLQSAGVSVAQPDGAFYMFPDFEPLRERLSDRGIHNGEELCDRLLQETGVAILPGNCFGRPQEELTARLAFVDFDGAKVLAAAEQVPADQALDDEFLNQYCGKVITAIQLVCDWLK, from the coding sequence ATGGTTAACGGGCAGCACGAAGTGAACTTAAACCTCAATGTTCGGGGTTTGCCGGTTTCGGCAACCCTGGGGATCAATGAAAAAAGCAATCAATTGCTTGCGGATGGCAAAAAAATTTATAAGCTCGGTTTGGGGCAGTCCCCCTTTCCTGTTCCGGAATCTATTGTCCGTGAGCTGCAGAATAATGCTCACCAAAAAGATTATCTCCCCGTTCGAGGATTACAAGCGTTACGGGATGCTGTGGCTAAATATTATAGGCGGACTCAAGACCTTGCTTTTCTGGGAGAGAATATTCTTATCGGCCCTGGATCAAAAGAACTGATGTTTATTTTGCAGCTGGTTTATTACGGTGATCTGGTGATACCAACACCCAGTTGGGTTTCTTATGCGCCTCAGGCCCATATTGTTGGTCGCCATGTTCACTGGTTGCGGACCTCAGCAGCAAACAAGTGGTTGCTGACCCCGGAAGAACTGGAAAAACACTGTCAAGGTGATCCTTCAAAGCCGAGGATTGTGATTCTCAACTATCCCAATAATCCCACCGGCTGTTCATACTCTGAGCAACAGTTACAGGACCTTGCTGTTGTCGCTCGAAAATACCATATCATTATGCTCTCTGATGAAATCTATGGGGAACTTAATTTCTCTGGCGCTCATCGCTCAATTGCCTGTCATTATCCTGAGGGAACAATCATCGCCAGTGGTTTGAGTAAGTGGGCCGGAGCAGGCGGGTGGCGTCTTGGGACTTTTGCTTTTCCAGCCGAATTGAAATGGCTGCTGGACGCTATGGCGGTCGTAGCCAGTGAAACTTTTACTGCGACCAGTGCTCCGATTCAATATGCTGCGGTCAAGGCTTTCCAGGGTGGCTCCTGTCTGGAAGGTTATCTGCTGCAGTCGAGACGGATCCTTAAATCCTTGAGTGACCGGATCTGGAAACAGCTGCAGAGTGCAGGTGTATCAGTTGCACAACCTGATGGGGCTTTCTATATGTTTCCTGATTTTGAACCGCTGCGAGAACGATTGTCCGATCGTGGGATTCACAATGGCGAGGAACTTTGTGACCGGTTGTTACAGGAGACCGGGGTGGCAATTCTCCCCGGAAACTGTTTCGGCCGACCTCAGGAAGAACTGACGGCGCGACTTGCATTTGTTGATTTTGATGGCGCTAAAGTCCTTGCTGCAGCAGAACAGGTCCCCGCTGATCAGGCTCTGGATGATGAGTTTCTGAATCAATATTGTGGGAAAGTTATCACCGCCATCCAATTGGTCTGTGATTGGTTGAAGT